The Caminicella sporogenes DSM 14501 DNA window GTAGAATTTATCCATTGAGGTTTGCCGTTATCAAAATATTTATAAGTATTTACTCTTTGTATTTCAAAGTTTTTGTTCTTTTTTAAAAATTTATCGATTACACCTTCATTTTCTTCTGGTGAAAATGTACAAGTTGAATATACGAGTATGCCTTCAGGCATTAGCATTTCAGCGGCACTATTTAAAATATTTAACTGTCTGTCTGCACAAAATGATACATTTTTAAGATTCCATTCTTTTATTGCTTCAGGATTTTTCCTAAACATACCTTCTCCAGAGCAAGGTGCATCAACTAATATTTTATGAAAATATCCTTTGAAAATTTTAGAGAGATTTTCAGGGCTTTCATTTGTTACTATACAGTTTTTTATTCCCATTCTTTCAATATTTTGAGATAATATCTTTGCTCTGGAAGGAATTATTTCATTTGAAACTAAAATACCTTTTCCTTGAAGTCTAGAGGCAATGTGAGTAGATTTTCCACCGGGAGCAGCACACAGGTCTAATATTTTTTCTCCGGGTTTTGGGTTAAGCACAGTGCCTACAGTCATTGCACTAGGTTCTTGAATATAATAAAGACCTGCATCATGGTAAGGATGCTTTCCGGGTTTGTCTTTTTCTTCAAAGAAAAAACCTTCGTCTACCCAAGGAATACTTTCTAAATGAAATGGATTGATGTTTAAAAAGTTTTCAATATCGATTTTTAAAGTATTAATTCTAATTCCTTGAACTTTAGGAGATTTATAACTTTTTATAAATAAATCATAATCTTCTTTAAGTAAAGAAGACATTTTTTCTAAAAAGTCTTTAGGTAAATTTAACAAATATACCACCTCATTTATTTAAACGATAATAAATTTTACTATTATTAATTTAGCCAAAAATGATTAAAAAAACAAGAATGCTTTTGACGCTGTTTTCTTTATTTATACAAATTTATACTTAATTAATAAACTAAGAAATGAAAAGTTTATTATTTTCAATAAATTTACTGTAATATTCATACAAATTATTGTACAGATTGTCATTTTGTGGTACTATATATAGCAAGGAATGAGATTAATTATGTACTTAGGGGAGATAAACTATGAAGATGGAGGAATTAAAGAAAATAGAAGACAAGATTGAATATTTGAGGAAATGTTTGCACGAATCAATTGATAATAATGAAAGTCTTTTAGTAAAACAAGTTATATTTTTAAGTCAGCAATTAGATGAAGTTCTTAATGAGTATAATAATATAAAAAATGAATTAAACATGGGCTTTGGTATATAAGAATATATTTGTTTAGCTATTTTTTAAATAAAATGAGAAGGTTGTTTGTAATCGTTTGTGTTTATAGAAGCTGCGGGTATCCGTAGTTTTTTTATTATTAAAAATTTTTTGCGATTAAGTTTAGTTAGATTAAATTTCTAATTATTTTTAAAACTTTAGGAAAATTTTCAAACTTGCAAAGTCAAGTTTATAAGTTGCAAACTAAATTAGTAAACTTTTACTAAAAATTTATGTAACTTTATTTTAAAATTTAATTTGTTTTAAGTTTTTTTAAAATTATTCCAAGACAATCAAGATAATTTTGTTAGGAAATATGTATATCTGTATTTTTTAATAAAGTATATATCTTAAATTAAATAATTACCCATTGATAAGAAGTATAGTAATTTTTTTTGAACAAAAATTTACTATAAAAATAGATTGACAACACATTAAAAAGTTTAGTAAAATTTTCATATACGGAAAACGATTTCAATAAAAATAATAAAAATTTTAAAAGGGGGAATTTTTAAATGAGAAAATTTTTAACATTATTACTTGCATTTTCGCTTATTTTTTCATTAGCGGCGTGTGGTTCAAAAACTGGAACAGGTAACGAAGGAGCAAACAAAGCAGAACTACCGAAGATTGGTGTAACGATTTATAAGTTTGATGACAATTTTATGTCTTTTGTACGCCGTGCTATAGAAAATGAGGCTAAAGGCAAGGCAGAATTGATTTTAAATGACTCTCAAAATAATCAAGCTACTCAAAATGAGCAAGTAGATATGATGATTTCAAAAGGAGTAAAAGCGTTGGCTATTAATTTAGTTGACCCTCAAGCAGCTCCTACGATAATTTCAAAAGCTAAACAAGAAAACATACCAATAATATTCTTTAATAAAGAACCAAGTGAAGAAGCTATGAAATCTTATGATAAAGCTTGGTATGTAGGTACTACATCATCTCAATCAGGGGTTATACAAGGTCAGTTAATAGCTAAGGCATGGAAGGCTCATCCTGAATGGGATAAAAATGGAGATGGAAAGATGCAGTATGTAATGTTAAAAGGAGAGCCAGGACATCCAGATGCTGAAGCACGTACAAAATATTCTATAGAAACTATAGTAGCAGAAGGTATAGAAGTTGAACAGTTAGAGCTTCAAACTGGAATGTGGGATACAGTTAAAGGTAAAGAATTAATGGATGCATGGTTGTCTAAGCATGGGGATAATATTGAGTTTGTAATTGCTAACAATGATGCTATGGCATTAGGCGCACTTCAATCATTACAAGCTAATGGATATTTTGAAGGAGATAAATTTATGCCAGTTGTTGGTGTAGATGCAATTCCTGATGCATTAGAACAAATTAAGAAAGGTTTAATGGTAGGTACAGTATTAAATGATGCTAAGAATCAAGGTAAAGCTACATTAGAATTGGCTTTAAATGTTGCTAATGGAAAAGACCCATTAGAAGGTACTGAATGGAAGTTAGACGATAAGAAGGCTGTACGTGTACCATATGTTGCTATAACAAAGGATAATATAGAAGTGGCTGAGGAAGCATATAAATAAGAGTTTCTATTGAAATATGAATATATACTGATAGCTTATTGTAAGTTGTTGCAAGGATGCATCTGCATCCTTGTTTATTTAGATAGAGAATAGAATGGGGTGAAAGCCTATGAGCAGCAATAATTCACAGTCAAAAGAAAAGTATTTGTTGGAAATGATAGGTATAACCAAAGAATTTCCCGGAGTTAAAGCGTTAGACGGTGTACAGTTAAAAATTCGACCGGGTAGTGTACATGCGTTAATGGGAGAAAACGGAGCAGGTAAATCAACTCTAATGAAATGTTTATTTGGCATATATAAAAAAGATGGAGGGAAGATTTTATTAGAGGGCAGAGAAGTAAATTTTCATTCTTCAAGAGAAGCTTTAGATAATGGAGTTTCAATGGTGCATCAAGAATTAAATCAAGTACAGACAACAAGGGTAATGGATAATATTTGGTTAGGACGTTTTCCTAAAAAGGGATTTTTTATTGATGAAGACAAGATGTATAACGATACACTAAAAATTTTCAAAGAATTGGATATTCCTATAGATCCACGTGAAAAAATTCAAAATTTAACAGTATCCGAAAGCCAGATGGTAGAGATAGCTAAAGCAGTTTCTTATGATTCAAAGATAATAGTAATGGATGAACCTACTTCTTCACTTACAGAAAAAGAAGTAAATCATTTGTTTAAAATTATAAGGGCTTTAAAAGCTAGAGGAGCAGGAATTATATATATTTCTCATAAAATGGCAGAGATTAAAGAAATTGCAGATGAAGTTACTATAATGCGTGATGGACGCTGGATAGCAACTGAATTTATTGAAAATATAACGACTGATGAAATAATAAATTTGATGGTTGGACGTGATTTAACTAATCGTTTTCCACCAAAGACAAATGAGCCCGGAGAAGTAATTTTAGAAGTTAAGAATTTAACTGCAACATATCAGCCATCGATTAAAGATATTTCATTTGAACTTAGAAAAGGAGAAATTTTAGGAATTGCAGGTTTGGTAGGAGCTAAGAGAACTGAACTTGTTGAAGCTATTTTTGGTATAAGGCGTATAGAATCTGGAAGTATATATCTTCATGGTAAAAAAATAAATAATAAAAATCCGCGTGAAGCAATTAAAAATAAATTTGCTCTAGTTACAGAAGAAAGACGTGCGACAGGGATTTTTCCTGTTTTAAGTGTCAGATTTAATGCTTTTATTTCTAATATAGATAAATATATAAAAAGTAATAAATTGTTAGATGAAAAGAAAATAATAGATGATACTAATTGGGTTATTAATAGTATGAGGGTAAAAACTCCTTCACATAAAACACTTATAAGTTCATTGTCAGGTGGAAATCAGCAAAAAGTTATTATAGGAAGGTGGTTATTGACAGAACCTGAAATATTGTTGCTTGATGAGCCAACAAGAGGTATAGATGTTGGAGCAAAATATGAGATATATCAATTAATGATAGATTTGGCTAATAAAGGTAAAGGGATAATTATGGTATCTTCAGAAATGGCTGAATTGCTAGGAGTTACAGATAGAATATTAGTTATGAGTAATGGTAGAGTAGCGGGTATTGTAAATACAAAGGAGACAACTCAAGAAGAAATATTAAAACTATCAGCTAAGTTTTTATAAGGCAAGGAGTGATTAAATTGTTTAATGCAATTTCAAAGAAGATAAAGAGTTTATCTAAGAAAGATATATTGACATGGATGATGGATAATGCAATTTTTTTCGTACTACTTGGTTTACTTATAGTTATTATTTCAGTTTCACCAGATTTTATATCGGTTAGAAATTTTAAAAATATATTGGCTCAAGCATCGACACGTGTTATCTTTGCTCTTGGAGTTGGTGGTATTATTGTTGCTAAAGGAACAGACCTTTCTTTAGGACGTCAAGTTGGATTTGCTGCTGTAATATCGGCTTCACTTTTACAAGCACCTGATTATGCTTATAAGATGTATCCTAATTTACCACAGTTGCCGCTTATTTTGCCAATATTGCTTGTTATGTTTGTTACAGGATTATTTAGCTTTATAAATGGATTTATTGTAGCTAAATTAAAGGTTGACCCATTTATTGCAACACTAGGAATGATGATAATAGTTTATGGTGTCAATTCGATTTATTTTGACCGACCGCCTTATGGTGCACAGCCGATTGGTGGGTTAGACCCTAAATTTGCTAAGTTTGCACAAGGGTATTTAAATTTTGGTGGTCTTAAGATTCCATACCTTATAATTTATGCAACAATAGTTACTATTATTATTTGGATATTATGGAATAAAACTAAGTTTGGAAAGAATATTTTTGCAATTGGTGGAAATCAAGAAGCTGCTGTTGTATCAGGAGTAGATGTGGTTAAATATTTATTAATGGTTTATACTTTAGCAGGACTTCTTTATGGTTTTGGTGGCTGTTTAGAAGCTGCTCGTATTGGTAGTGCAACTAACAATACTGGTAATATGTATGAATTAGATGCTATAGCAGCATGTATAGTTGGAGGACTGTCTTTTTCAGGTGGAGTTGGTAGTGTAGGTGGTATAGTAACAGGAGTTCTTATATTCCAAGTTATAGCATATGGTTTGTCTTTTATTGGAATAAACCCATATATGCAGTTTATAATAAAGGGACTTATAATTATATCTGCAGTAGCAATTGATTCACGTAAATATATCAAGAAAAAGTAAAAAATATATGCTTGAATTTAGAGGTGTCAGCTATGAATTTAGACGATTTAACAAAAGACTTTTTTCAGGTTTTCAAACAAATAAATGCGGAAGAGAAAATTCATACATTTTTTTCACCGGGAAGAGTTAATTTAATTGGAGAACATACAGATTATAATGGAGGATATGTTTTTCCTTGTGCTTTAAACTTCGGCACTTATGCTGTAGCTAGGCAGAGAAGAGATTCTAAAATAAGACTGTTTTCTAAAAATTTTAAAGATTTAGGTATTGTGGAGTTTGATATTTTAAATTTGAGATATGATAAAAAACATGATTGGGCAAACTATCCAAAGGGAGTTGTAAAAAAATTTTTAGATTCAGGATATAAAATTGAAACAGGATTTGAAGTTTTTTTCAATGGTAATATTCCAAATGGGGCAGGATTATCTTCAAGTGCATCTATTGAATTGGCTATGAGTATAATTTTAAAAGTTTTATATAAACTAGATGTTGATATGCTTGAGATGGTAAAATTAAGTCAAATGGCAGAAAACGAATTTATAGGTGTAAATTGCGGTATTATGGACCAGTTTGCATGTGGTATGGGAAAGAAAAATTATGCTATTTTACTAGATACTAATACATTAAGATATGAATATGCACCTATAAAATTAGATGGAATTTCTATTGTTATTGCAAATACAAATAAAAGACGCAGTTTAGCTGATTCAAAATATAATGAAAGACGAATGGAATGTGAAAATGCCTTAAAGGCATTGAAAAGAAAACTTGATATTTCTTTTTTAGGAGATTTATCTGAAGAAGAATTTGAGAAGAATAAAAATTTAATTAAAAATGAATTAGAAAGAAAACGGGCTAAACATGCTGTTTATGAAAATCAGAGAACTATTAAGGCAGCGAAAGCTTTGTATGATGGGAATATTAAATTGTTTGGAAAATTAATGAATGATTCTCATATTTCACTGCGTTATGATTATGAAGTTTCCTGTAGAGAATTAGATGTATTAGTTGAAGCAGCTTTAAAGAATGGAGCAATTGGAGCAAGAATGACAGGTGCTGGATTTGGAGGATGTACTGTAAATTTAGTGTATAGTAGTAATATTGATGAATTTATTGATAAAGTTGGGAAAGAATATGAAGAAAAAATAGGATATAAAGCTGATTTTTATGTAGTTTCAGTTGATGATGGTGCTAGAGAAATTTAGTAATTATTTATTAAGAGGTAGTTATATTTAATAAAAAGCTACCTCTTATATATATTTTTTAAAAAGGGAATTTAGATGTTACATTGAAAATGACATAAAATGGCCCTGATTAATTCATCTAGATAAGGGGTGATTTATAGTGTGTATTTTTAAAGAAATAAAAAGGCTTGTAAATTATGGAATTGCAAATAGGCTATTGTGTGAGGAAGATAAAATTTATGCTGTAAATAGAATTTTGGATATTTTAAACTTAGATGAATATAAAGATGTAGAAATAGAAAGTGAGAATTTAGAAAATCCTCAGCCCATTTTAGATAATATTTTAGATTATGCTTATGAACAGGGGATATTATCTCATAATACAATAACATATCGTGATTTATTTGACACAAAGATTATGGATTGTTTACTTCCAAGACCAAGTGAAGTTATAAGAAAATTTTATGAAGAATATAAAAAGTCTCCTGAATTGGCAACAAAGAACTACTATAACATGTCAAAGGCATCAAATTATATTAGGACTGAACGAACTAATAAAAATATTAGATGGAAAGTTAAAACTGACTTTGGAGAATTGGACATTACTATCAATTTGTCAAAACCTGAAAAAGACCCAAAAGCTATAGCAGCAGCTAAAAATTTAAAGTCATCTTCGTATCCTAAATGTTTATTATGTAAAGAGAATGAAGGATATGCAGGTCGTGTTAATCATCCTGCAAGGCAAAATCACAGAATTATACCTTTGATATTAAATAATGAAGAATGGTTTTTACAGTTTTCACCATATGTTTATTATAATGAACATGCAATTGTCTTTAAAGGTACTCATGAGCCAATGAAGATTTCCAAAACTACTTTTGAAAGACTTTTGGAATTTGTCGAGAAATTTCCTCATTACTTTATTGGTTCTAATGCAGATTTGCCAATTGTAGGAGGTTCTATTTTATCTCACGACCATTTTCAAGGTGGAAACTATGTATTTCCTATGGAGAAGGCTCCTCTAATAAAACAAGTGAGTATAAGAGGTTTTGAAGATGTAGATGTAGGTATTGTTAAATGGCCTTTATCTGTTATAAGAATGAGAAGTGAAAAAAGAGAGAGATTAAGTGAGCTTGGCGGCAGGATACTTAGTACATGGAGACAGTATAATGATGAAAGTGTAGATATTATATCTCATACGAATGGAGAACCTCACAATACAATAACACCTATAGCAAGATATAGAGATAATAAATTTGAGTTAGATTTAGTACTGCGAAATAATAGAACAAGTGATGAGTATCCATTTGGAATTTTTCATCCTCATGAAGATGTTCATCATATCAAAAAGGAAAATATTGGACTTATAGAAGTTATGGGTCTAGCTGTATTACCTGCTAGGTTAAAACATGAATTAGAATTGTTAAAAGACTGTCTTAGTGGAAATAAAAATATTAGTGAGTATGAAGAATTAAATAAGCACCTAAAATGGTTTAAATATTTAAAATCTAAGTATGAAAATACTGATATGGATTTTGATTATATATTGAAGATGGAAGTAGGAAAAGTTTTTGAAAGAATATTAATAGATGCAGGAGTATTTAAGCAAGATGAGATGGGATTAAAAGCTTTTGAGCGTTTTATCAATTCTCTATCATAAAAAATACTATAATATTTAAAGTTAAAAAGATATATATAGTATTTGGGTAGTATATATGATTAAATATGTTAAGCTTTTAAAGCAGGTGATTTTTATGTATTTTGTTGAAAGCATATTAAAAAAGAAAGATAAAAAAATTAAATTGATAACGGTAAGAAATAAAAAAAATATGGAAGTTAAATTTTTAAATTATGGAGCTGCTATAGTAGAGATATTAGTTCCTGATAGATATGGGAATATTGAGAATGTAGTACTTACATATGAAAATATTGAGGATTATATTGAAAATCCATCGTATTTTGGAGTGACAGTAGGTAGAACATCTGGACGAATTGCTAATGGCAGATTTATGTTAGATGGAAAAATATATAATCTAAATAGAAATTTTGGAATAAATCATGGGCATGGAGGAACGACAGGATTTAGTTTTAGAATTTGGGATTATAATATTATAGAAAGAGAAACGGCTACATCAGTAGAGTTTACATATTTTAGCAAAGACATGGAGGAAAATTATCCCGGAAACTTGTATGTAAAAGTTACTTATACTTTAACAGATAATAATGAGTTATTAATTGAATATGAGGGGAATACTGATAAAAAGACGATATGTAATTTGACAAATCATTCTTATTTTAATTTATCAGGAAATTATAAGCGAAAGATAACTGAACAGTACTTAAAAATTAAAGCATCTAGTTATTTAGAGTTAGATAATAATCAAATACCTACAGGAAAGTTTATTGATGTCAAAAATACTCCTATGGATTTTAATGAAGCTAAACTCATTGGAAAAGATATTCATAAAGATTATCCTCAATTAAAAATAGCAAATGGATATGATCATGTATGGATATTAAGTGAAATTAAAAATCAGATTGAAATGTATGATAAATTTAGTGGCAGAAAAATGGTAATTAATACTACTTATCCTAGTGTAGTAGTTTATAGTCATAATTTTTCAAATGGTGAAAAGTTGAAGTATGGTAAAGTAGGGAGTAAACATGATGGCATTTGTTTTGAAACTCAATACGAACCTGATGGTATAAATCATGACAGTTTAAATTCGGCTATATTGGATGTAAATGAAAAGTATTATGAGAAGACGGAGTTAAAGTTCGATATAGAAACATTATAAAAATATAATTGACAGATTATTAGTAATAAATTATAATACATGCTTAGTTTAATGAGAGTGAATAATAATACCGAAAGGAAGAATTTTATGGCTACTTTGAAAGATGTAGCAAAACTAGCCAATGTTTCTCTTGCTACAGCATCTCGAGTATTAAATTATGATCAAAATATTTCTGTGGCTGATGAGACGAAAAAGAGAATTTTTGAAGCAGCTAGGAAATTAGATTATAAAACAGTTAAGCAGAGGAATAAAAATGTTGAAAAAAGGTTAAAATTTGGACTTATACATTGGTACTCACAGGAACAAGAGATAGAAGACCCGTATTACTACACTATAAGAAAAGGTGTTGAAGATGAATGTTCTATTAAAAAAATAGAACTGACAACGATTTTTAGAAATGATTTAGAATTTATGGAGGATAAATTAAGTGTTTTAGATGGATTTATAGCCATAGGAAAATTCAGTAAAGAAGAAGTTTATGAGTTGTCAATGTATTCGTCAAATATTGTATTTATAGATTTTTCTCCAAACGAAAAAATATATGACTCTGTTGTAATTGATTTTGACAGAGCAATGCAGGAAGTAATGGAATATTTATTTAATTTAGGACATAGGAAAATAGGTTTTATTGGAGGATTAGAATGTATAGGGAAGAAAAAGGAGTTTTTAGAAGACCCGCGAAAGATAGCATATAAAAGATTTGTAAAAGATAAAGGAATATATAATGCTGAAGATATTTATATTGGCAAATTTGCTGCAGAAGATGGATATAAATTGATGAAAGAAGCTATTGCAAAAGGGGAATTGCCAACTGCTTTTTTTGTAGCAAGTGATACTATGGCTACAGGTGCTATTAGGGCATTATATGAATCAGATATAAAAGTACCTGATGATGTAAGTATAATAGGATTTAATGATATTTCTACAGCAAAATATTTAGTTCCTCCATTAAGTACTGTTAAGGTTTATACTGAGTTTATGGGAAGAACTGCTGTTAGTTTATTACTTGAAAGGGTTAAAGAAAATAGAAAAATTCCTAAAAAAGTTATTATTCCTACTGATTTAATAATAAGGGAAAGTTGCAAAAAAATAGGATAAAGCTACGGTTTAGATAAACCGTAGCTTTTTGATAGATATTATATAACCTCTACAACTATTTTAAGCAAATCTTTATCCATAGAGGAGCTTCCTATCATTATTTCAAATTCACCCGGTTCTACAATAGATTTACATTCACTATTAATTAATGTAAGTGAAGAGACTGGAATAGTAATATTCACCCTTTTTTTCTCTCCAGCTTTTAAATTTATACGTTTAAAGCCTTTTAATTCTTTGATTGGAGTAGTTACCGAACTATAAATATCATTGATATAAAGCTGAACAATTTCAGTGCCATCGTATTTTCCAGTATTATGTACATCAACAGAAACAGTAAGTTTATCAGTTGGTTTTAGCTTAGTAGAAGAAACTTGTAAATTTGAATATTCATAATTAGTATATGATAGTCCAAAACCAAATGGAAATAATGGTTCAGCAGACATTTCAACATATCTATTGCTGTGCCAGCCGGGAAGTTGATTGTAGAATACGGGTTGCTGTCCAATATGACGTGGAAAAGATATAGTAAGTTTACCGCAGGGATTAAAGTCGCCAAAGATAATTGAAGCAAGAGCGTTGCCGCCTTCTAATCCGGGATTCCAGGCTTCTAAAATTGCATCAGCATTTTCTTTTATCCAAGGTATAGTAAGTGGTTTACCGTTAATTAATACAACTATAAGTGGTTTTCCTGTTTCTTTTAAAGCTGTGAGAAGTTGTTGCTGAGCTCCAGTCAGATTAAGTTCGACCCTATCTCTTAATTCTCCATTTAATATGTTAGTATCGCCTACTACAGCTATTACTACATCAGATTTTTTAGCAATTTCAACTGCTTTATTAATATTATGATTATTTTTATCGATTATATCACAACCTTTTTCGTAGTTAATAATAATATCATTGCCAGCACGTTTTTTCATTCCTTCAAGTATGGTAACAATGGGGGAAGTATCATATTCAGGATGATAATCTAAAGTTGGAATTTCAGGATGTTCAAGTTCTCTAGCTCCGAAGGACCAATCACCTAGTTGAGCTTGAACGTCATTACAATTTGGACCTATGAGTGCTATACGTTTTATTTCTTTAGATAATGGAAGGATATTATTTTCGTTTTTGAGCAATACTATTGATTCAAGAGCTGATTTATAGGCAATTTTTCTATGTTCTTTACAGCCTAATATGGAAATGGCTTTTTTACTATTTGGAAAACGCTTATTATCAAAGAGTCCTAATTTAAACTTTAACATGAGTATACGTCTGCATGCCTTATCTATTAAATCTTCCTTAATAATTCCTTCTTTTACAAGCTTTACTGCTTCTTCAAAAAATTCAGGTGTGGACATTATCATATCATTACCGGCAGAAAGTGCAATTTCACATGCTTTTTTAATATTAGGTGCTAC harbors:
- a CDS encoding RsmF rRNA methyltransferase first C-terminal domain-containing protein, with the protein product MLNLPKDFLEKMSSLLKEDYDLFIKSYKSPKVQGIRINTLKIDIENFLNINPFHLESIPWVDEGFFFEEKDKPGKHPYHDAGLYYIQEPSAMTVGTVLNPKPGEKILDLCAAPGGKSTHIASRLQGKGILVSNEIIPSRAKILSQNIERMGIKNCIVTNESPENLSKIFKGYFHKILVDAPCSGEGMFRKNPEAIKEWNLKNVSFCADRQLNILNSAAEMLMPEGILVYSTCTFSPEENEGVIDKFLKKNKNFEIQRVNTYKYFDNGKPQWINSTNENLKNTIRLWPHKLKGEGHYIAILKKRDDNIYTTRKAKKIKPLKLKNNLKDFYDFCNNFLTKTPEGNYFLFGEHLYISPLEITDFTKLKVLRPGWHLGTFKKNRFEPSHALALSLKSTEVKNTIPFKSSSEEIYLYLKGESLKINAKKGWSLVLIDGYSIGWSKISNNTLKNHYPKGLRWNV
- the mglC gene encoding galactose/methyl galactoside ABC transporter permease MglC; protein product: MFNAISKKIKSLSKKDILTWMMDNAIFFVLLGLLIVIISVSPDFISVRNFKNILAQASTRVIFALGVGGIIVAKGTDLSLGRQVGFAAVISASLLQAPDYAYKMYPNLPQLPLILPILLVMFVTGLFSFINGFIVAKLKVDPFIATLGMMIIVYGVNSIYFDRPPYGAQPIGGLDPKFAKFAQGYLNFGGLKIPYLIIYATIVTIIIWILWNKTKFGKNIFAIGGNQEAAVVSGVDVVKYLLMVYTLAGLLYGFGGCLEAARIGSATNNTGNMYELDAIAACIVGGLSFSGGVGSVGGIVTGVLIFQVIAYGLSFIGINPYMQFIIKGLIIISAVAIDSRKYIKKK
- a CDS encoding galactokinase — its product is MNLDDLTKDFFQVFKQINAEEKIHTFFSPGRVNLIGEHTDYNGGYVFPCALNFGTYAVARQRRDSKIRLFSKNFKDLGIVEFDILNLRYDKKHDWANYPKGVVKKFLDSGYKIETGFEVFFNGNIPNGAGLSSSASIELAMSIILKVLYKLDVDMLEMVKLSQMAENEFIGVNCGIMDQFACGMGKKNYAILLDTNTLRYEYAPIKLDGISIVIANTNKRRSLADSKYNERRMECENALKALKRKLDISFLGDLSEEEFEKNKNLIKNELERKRAKHAVYENQRTIKAAKALYDGNIKLFGKLMNDSHISLRYDYEVSCRELDVLVEAALKNGAIGARMTGAGFGGCTVNLVYSSNIDEFIDKVGKEYEEKIGYKADFYVVSVDDGAREI
- the mglB gene encoding galactose/glucose ABC transporter substrate-binding protein MglB, whose protein sequence is MRKFLTLLLAFSLIFSLAACGSKTGTGNEGANKAELPKIGVTIYKFDDNFMSFVRRAIENEAKGKAELILNDSQNNQATQNEQVDMMISKGVKALAINLVDPQAAPTIISKAKQENIPIIFFNKEPSEEAMKSYDKAWYVGTTSSQSGVIQGQLIAKAWKAHPEWDKNGDGKMQYVMLKGEPGHPDAEARTKYSIETIVAEGIEVEQLELQTGMWDTVKGKELMDAWLSKHGDNIEFVIANNDAMALGALQSLQANGYFEGDKFMPVVGVDAIPDALEQIKKGLMVGTVLNDAKNQGKATLELALNVANGKDPLEGTEWKLDDKKAVRVPYVAITKDNIEVAEEAYK
- a CDS encoding aspartyl-phosphate phosphatase Spo0E family protein, with translation MKMEELKKIEDKIEYLRKCLHESIDNNESLLVKQVIFLSQQLDEVLNEYNNIKNELNMGFGI
- a CDS encoding LacI family DNA-binding transcriptional regulator, with the protein product MATLKDVAKLANVSLATASRVLNYDQNISVADETKKRIFEAARKLDYKTVKQRNKNVEKRLKFGLIHWYSQEQEIEDPYYYTIRKGVEDECSIKKIELTTIFRNDLEFMEDKLSVLDGFIAIGKFSKEEVYELSMYSSNIVFIDFSPNEKIYDSVVIDFDRAMQEVMEYLFNLGHRKIGFIGGLECIGKKKEFLEDPRKIAYKRFVKDKGIYNAEDIYIGKFAAEDGYKLMKEAIAKGELPTAFFVASDTMATGAIRALYESDIKVPDDVSIIGFNDISTAKYLVPPLSTVKVYTEFMGRTAVSLLLERVKENRKIPKKVIIPTDLIIRESCKKIG
- the galT gene encoding UDP-glucose--hexose-1-phosphate uridylyltransferase, whose product is MCIFKEIKRLVNYGIANRLLCEEDKIYAVNRILDILNLDEYKDVEIESENLENPQPILDNILDYAYEQGILSHNTITYRDLFDTKIMDCLLPRPSEVIRKFYEEYKKSPELATKNYYNMSKASNYIRTERTNKNIRWKVKTDFGELDITINLSKPEKDPKAIAAAKNLKSSSYPKCLLCKENEGYAGRVNHPARQNHRIIPLILNNEEWFLQFSPYVYYNEHAIVFKGTHEPMKISKTTFERLLEFVEKFPHYFIGSNADLPIVGGSILSHDHFQGGNYVFPMEKAPLIKQVSIRGFEDVDVGIVKWPLSVIRMRSEKRERLSELGGRILSTWRQYNDESVDIISHTNGEPHNTITPIARYRDNKFELDLVLRNNRTSDEYPFGIFHPHEDVHHIKKENIGLIEVMGLAVLPARLKHELELLKDCLSGNKNISEYEELNKHLKWFKYLKSKYENTDMDFDYILKMEVGKVFERILIDAGVFKQDEMGLKAFERFINSLS
- a CDS encoding aldose epimerase family protein, whose product is MYFVESILKKKDKKIKLITVRNKKNMEVKFLNYGAAIVEILVPDRYGNIENVVLTYENIEDYIENPSYFGVTVGRTSGRIANGRFMLDGKIYNLNRNFGINHGHGGTTGFSFRIWDYNIIERETATSVEFTYFSKDMEENYPGNLYVKVTYTLTDNNELLIEYEGNTDKKTICNLTNHSYFNLSGNYKRKITEQYLKIKASSYLELDNNQIPTGKFIDVKNTPMDFNEAKLIGKDIHKDYPQLKIANGYDHVWILSEIKNQIEMYDKFSGRKMVINTTYPSVVVYSHNFSNGEKLKYGKVGSKHDGICFETQYEPDGINHDSLNSAILDVNEKYYEKTELKFDIETL
- the mglA gene encoding galactose/methyl galactoside ABC transporter ATP-binding protein MglA — protein: MSSNNSQSKEKYLLEMIGITKEFPGVKALDGVQLKIRPGSVHALMGENGAGKSTLMKCLFGIYKKDGGKILLEGREVNFHSSREALDNGVSMVHQELNQVQTTRVMDNIWLGRFPKKGFFIDEDKMYNDTLKIFKELDIPIDPREKIQNLTVSESQMVEIAKAVSYDSKIIVMDEPTSSLTEKEVNHLFKIIRALKARGAGIIYISHKMAEIKEIADEVTIMRDGRWIATEFIENITTDEIINLMVGRDLTNRFPPKTNEPGEVILEVKNLTATYQPSIKDISFELRKGEILGIAGLVGAKRTELVEAIFGIRRIESGSIYLHGKKINNKNPREAIKNKFALVTEERRATGIFPVLSVRFNAFISNIDKYIKSNKLLDEKKIIDDTNWVINSMRVKTPSHKTLISSLSGGNQQKVIIGRWLLTEPEILLLDEPTRGIDVGAKYEIYQLMIDLANKGKGIIMVSSEMAELLGVTDRILVMSNGRVAGIVNTKETTQEEILKLSAKFL